From the genome of Perca fluviatilis chromosome 1, GENO_Pfluv_1.0, whole genome shotgun sequence, one region includes:
- the si:dkeyp-75b4.8 gene encoding lipopolysaccharide-induced tumor necrosis factor-alpha factor has translation MEPPSYEEATLHPSGLGNPSTPPPTYVEAVTTQSDSFPVLTLPTAGTSPSQNTGLITYQLTQIGASDGGRQTQPAVVVTQPQPVPILMTHLGDIPGLVCCPHCNNVVTSKVNYVPGWIAWCMCLLIILMGFICGCCLIPFAMRSLHDVHHSCPQCGKHLHTYRR, from the exons ATGGAACCACCTTCATATGAGGAGGCCACTCTCCACCCTTCTGGTCTGGGCAACCCCTCAACACCTCCTCCCACCTATGTAGAAGCAG taACAACCCAGTCCGATTCTTTTCCTGTACTGACTCTGCCAACTGCTGGGACGTCCCCTTCACAAAACACTGGACTCATAACCTATCAACTTACACAAA TTGGAGCTTCTGACGGAGGCAGACAAACCCAGCCAGCAGTAGTCGTGACGCAACCACAGCCTGTTCCCATCTTAATGACACATCTGGGAGACATCCCTGGTCTGGTATGCTGCCCACACTGCAACAACGTTGTCACCTCTAAAGTCAACTACGTGCCTGGGTGGATTGCCTGGTGCATGTGTTTGCTTATCATACTGATGGG gttTATCTGTGGTTGCTGTCTGATTCCGTTTGCGATGCGAAGTCTACACGATGTACATCATTCCTGCCCACAGTGTGGAAAGCAtctgcacacatacagaagaTGA